One genomic window of Sphingopyxis sp. OPL5 includes the following:
- the ccoP gene encoding cytochrome-c oxidase, cbb3-type subunit III, translating into MADHKRIDEVTGTHTSGHEWDGIEELDTPMPRWWLWSLYATIVWGIVYVILYPAWPMIHGATEGVLGWSSRGQLEQEMQADAARRAPVMNAIAATSIADLPAKPELMQAAVQGGAAAFRVHCVQCHGAGGAGVKKLYPSLTDDDWLWGGDLATIEYTITHGIRNPDHKATRTSQMPAFGRDGILEPTQIADVVSFVRTISHQEKRSASSARGAVLFEANCAVCHGSTGNGGREVGAPKLNDAIWLYGGDRASITATVTQPRNGVMPRWNSRLDPGTIKMLAAYVYSLGGGEKAPAPALAAAAAEGPGADGQP; encoded by the coding sequence ATGGCCGATCATAAACGTATCGACGAAGTGACCGGCACGCACACGTCGGGTCACGAATGGGACGGCATCGAGGAACTCGACACGCCGATGCCGCGCTGGTGGCTATGGTCGCTCTATGCGACGATCGTCTGGGGCATCGTCTATGTCATCCTCTATCCCGCCTGGCCGATGATCCATGGCGCGACCGAGGGTGTGCTCGGCTGGAGCAGTCGCGGCCAGCTCGAACAGGAGATGCAGGCCGACGCGGCGCGCCGCGCCCCGGTGATGAACGCGATCGCCGCGACCTCGATCGCCGACCTGCCCGCAAAACCCGAACTGATGCAGGCGGCGGTGCAGGGCGGGGCGGCCGCCTTTCGTGTCCATTGCGTCCAATGCCACGGCGCGGGCGGCGCGGGGGTGAAGAAGCTCTATCCCAGCCTGACCGACGACGACTGGCTGTGGGGCGGCGATCTTGCGACGATCGAATATACGATCACCCATGGCATCAGGAATCCCGATCACAAGGCGACGCGGACCAGCCAGATGCCCGCCTTCGGACGCGACGGCATCCTCGAGCCAACGCAGATCGCCGACGTGGTGAGCTTTGTCCGCACGATCAGCCATCAGGAAAAGCGGAGCGCATCGTCAGCGCGCGGCGCGGTGCTGTTCGAGGCGAATTGCGCGGTATGCCATGGCTCGACCGGCAACGGCGGGCGCGAGGTCGGCGCGCCGAAGCTGAACGATGCGATTTGGCTCTATGGCGGCGACCGCGCCAGCATCACTGCGACGGTGACTCAGCCGCGCAACGGCGTGATGCCGCGCTGGAACAGCCGGCTCGACCCGGGGACGATCAAGATGCTCGCCGCTTATGTCTATTCGCTCGGCGGCGGCGAAAAGGCGCCGGCGCCGGCCTTGGCCGCCGCCGCGGCGGAAGGACCGGGAGCCGATGGCCAGCCCTGA
- a CDS encoding cbb3-type cytochrome c oxidase subunit 3 — protein MSYDEVRHFADSWGLIVMVAMFLLFIAWPFRKGARRHHDEAANMIFKDDEHGRS, from the coding sequence ATGAGCTATGACGAGGTGCGGCATTTCGCCGACAGCTGGGGCCTGATCGTCATGGTGGCGATGTTCCTCCTCTTCATCGCCTGGCCGTTTCGCAAGGGCGCCCGCCGTCACCATGACGAAGCGGCAAATATGATCTTCAAGGACGATGAGCATGGCCGATCATAA
- the ccoO gene encoding cytochrome-c oxidase, cbb3-type subunit II: protein MAIQPAEKRFSHKKLERNVSLLGFFSLIAVAIGGIVEIAPLFWIDNTIEKVDGMRPYTPLELAGRNIYMREGCYTCHSQMIRPFRDEVERYGHYSLAAESMYDHPFQWGSKRTGPDLARVGGRYSDEWHKAHLIDPRSVVPESIMPGYAFLAERDLAPGDMKRDLTALTRVGVPYTKQDIAKANDDIRAQADPDAGAGDLVKRYPKAQVRDFDGDPAQVTEMDALIAYLQMLGTLVDVEKAAPQEQAHAPAAASGAVR, encoded by the coding sequence ATGGCGATCCAACCCGCCGAAAAACGCTTCAGCCACAAGAAGCTCGAACGCAACGTCAGCCTGCTCGGCTTCTTTTCGCTGATCGCCGTTGCGATCGGCGGCATCGTCGAGATCGCGCCCCTGTTCTGGATCGACAACACGATCGAGAAGGTCGACGGGATGCGCCCTTACACCCCGCTCGAGCTTGCGGGGCGCAACATCTATATGCGTGAAGGCTGTTACACCTGTCACAGCCAGATGATCCGCCCGTTCCGCGACGAGGTCGAACGCTATGGCCATTACAGTCTGGCGGCCGAGAGCATGTACGACCATCCGTTCCAGTGGGGGTCGAAGCGGACCGGGCCGGACCTCGCCCGTGTCGGCGGTCGTTATTCGGACGAATGGCACAAGGCGCATCTGATCGACCCGCGCAGCGTCGTCCCCGAATCGATCATGCCCGGTTATGCCTTCCTCGCCGAGCGCGATCTTGCCCCGGGCGACATGAAGCGCGACCTGACCGCGCTCACCCGCGTCGGCGTTCCGTATACGAAGCAGGACATTGCCAAGGCGAACGACGACATCCGCGCGCAGGCCGATCCCGACGCGGGGGCCGGCGACCTCGTCAAACGCTACCCGAAGGCGCAGGTGCGCGATTTCGATGGCGACCCCGCCCAGGTGACCGAAATGGACGCGCTGATCGCCTATCTCCAGATGCTCGGCACGTTGGTCGATGTCGAAAAGGCGGCACCGCAGGAACAGGCGCACGCGCCTGCCGCGGCTTCGGGAGCGGTGCGATGA
- the ccoN gene encoding cytochrome-c oxidase, cbb3-type subunit I, with the protein MDDLVFKAGGWLALALLALVFAALAVDAPFAVHMIIIAITCMIALWFRVSRADYAGMARGLLKMPADQGVYDDDPVRWGVIATIFWGVAGLAVGLYIALQLAFPALNLGIEYTSFGRLRPLHTSAVVFAFGGNALIATSFYVVQRTCRARLAFPGAARFVFWGYQLFLVLAATGYVMGVTEAREYAEPEWYVDLWLTIVWIVYFIVFVGTIVKRREPHIYVANWFYLSFIVTIAMLHIVNNLSIPVTIFGSKSYSAFAGVQDALTQWWYGHNAVAFFLTVPFLAMMYYFVPKQAERPIYSYRLSILHFWSLIFLYIWAGPHHLHYTALPDWAQTLGMVFSVVLWMPSWGGMINGLMTLNGAWDKIRTDPIIRMMVVALAFYGMATFEGPMLSVKAFNSLSHYTEWTIAHVHAGALGWNGMITFAAVYYLVPRLWGRPRLYSLRMVNWHFWLATLGIVFYAASMWVAGIMQGLMWREYGADGYLVYSFAETVAAMHPMYLIRAAGGAMYLAGFLLMVFNVWATLAGRVREEKPMTETPYNAAADRPLAPVPAE; encoded by the coding sequence ATGGACGATCTGGTTTTCAAGGCTGGCGGCTGGCTGGCGCTCGCGCTGCTGGCGCTGGTCTTCGCGGCGCTGGCTGTCGACGCGCCCTTTGCGGTTCATATGATCATCATCGCGATCACCTGCATGATCGCGCTGTGGTTCCGCGTCTCACGCGCCGATTATGCGGGGATGGCGCGCGGGCTGCTGAAGATGCCCGCGGACCAAGGCGTCTATGATGACGATCCGGTGCGCTGGGGCGTCATCGCTACCATCTTCTGGGGCGTCGCGGGGCTGGCGGTCGGCCTCTATATCGCGTTGCAACTCGCCTTTCCGGCGCTCAATCTTGGGATCGAATATACCAGCTTCGGGCGGCTGCGCCCGCTCCACACATCGGCGGTCGTCTTCGCCTTTGGCGGCAATGCCCTGATCGCGACGAGCTTTTATGTCGTGCAGCGCACCTGCCGCGCGCGGCTCGCCTTTCCCGGCGCCGCGCGCTTCGTCTTCTGGGGTTATCAGCTCTTTCTGGTTCTTGCCGCCACCGGCTATGTCATGGGCGTCACCGAGGCGCGCGAATATGCCGAGCCCGAATGGTATGTCGACCTGTGGCTGACGATCGTCTGGATCGTCTATTTCATCGTCTTCGTCGGCACGATCGTCAAACGCCGCGAGCCGCATATCTATGTCGCCAACTGGTTCTATTTGAGCTTCATCGTCACCATCGCGATGTTGCACATCGTCAACAATCTTTCGATTCCAGTGACGATTTTCGGGTCAAAAAGCTATTCGGCTTTTGCGGGGGTGCAGGATGCGCTGACGCAGTGGTGGTACGGGCATAATGCGGTCGCCTTTTTCCTGACCGTGCCCTTCCTCGCGATGATGTACTATTTCGTTCCCAAGCAGGCGGAACGGCCGATCTACAGCTATCGCCTGTCGATCCTGCATTTCTGGTCGCTGATCTTCCTCTATATCTGGGCCGGGCCGCACCACCTCCATTACACAGCGCTGCCCGACTGGGCGCAGACGTTGGGCATGGTGTTTTCGGTCGTCCTGTGGATGCCGAGTTGGGGCGGCATGATCAACGGGCTGATGACGCTGAACGGCGCGTGGGACAAGATTCGTACCGACCCGATCATCCGCATGATGGTCGTCGCGCTCGCCTTCTATGGCATGGCGACGTTCGAGGGGCCGATGCTGTCGGTGAAGGCGTTCAACAGTTTGAGCCACTATACCGAATGGACGATCGCGCACGTTCACGCCGGGGCGCTCGGCTGGAACGGCATGATCACCTTTGCCGCGGTCTATTATCTGGTGCCGCGCCTGTGGGGACGCCCGCGCCTCTATTCGCTGCGCATGGTCAACTGGCACTTCTGGCTCGCGACGCTGGGGATCGTCTTTTACGCCGCCTCGATGTGGGTGGCGGGGATCATGCAGGGGCTGATGTGGCGCGAATATGGGGCCGACGGCTACCTCGTCTACAGCTTTGCCGAGACCGTTGCGGCGATGCACCCGATGTATCTGATCCGGGCCGCGGGCGGAGCGATGTATCTCGCCGGCTTCCTGCTGATGGTCTTCAACGTCTGGGCGACGCTTGCGGGCAGGGTCCGCGAGGAAAAACCGATGACCGAAACGCCGTACAACGCCGCCGCGGACCGTCCGCTGGCGCCCGTTCCCGCCGAATAA
- a CDS encoding Crp/Fnr family transcriptional regulator produces the protein MIDCTTCVVRNRAICASLDADELALLSKLGRRQRVKAGHTLLWEGDDAPVVANVLDGVLKLVVASADGREQIVGVVFPSDFIGRPFGKESPYSATAMTDAEVCIFNRKSFDDFACAHPDLQHKLLRRTLDELDRARHWMMLLGRKSAEEKVASFLLEMSERLSGQGCGGGARSSFELPFGRQQIADILGLTIETTSRQLTRMRAAGLLDLPSRREIVIIDRAAMETLAG, from the coding sequence GTGATCGACTGTACCACCTGCGTCGTCCGCAACCGGGCAATTTGTGCAAGCCTCGACGCCGACGAACTGGCGCTGCTCAGCAAGCTGGGTCGGCGCCAGCGCGTGAAGGCGGGCCATACCTTGTTGTGGGAGGGCGATGATGCACCCGTCGTGGCCAATGTCCTCGACGGCGTGCTGAAACTGGTCGTCGCGTCCGCTGACGGCCGCGAACAGATCGTCGGCGTCGTTTTTCCGTCCGATTTCATCGGCCGCCCGTTCGGCAAGGAAAGCCCGTACAGCGCCACCGCGATGACCGATGCCGAGGTTTGCATCTTCAATCGCAAGAGTTTCGACGATTTCGCCTGTGCGCACCCAGATTTGCAACACAAGCTGCTGCGCCGCACGCTCGACGAACTGGACCGCGCGCGGCACTGGATGATGCTGCTCGGCCGCAAATCAGCCGAAGAGAAGGTCGCGTCCTTCCTGCTCGAAATGTCCGAGCGCTTGTCGGGGCAAGGGTGCGGCGGCGGCGCGCGGAGCAGTTTTGAGCTTCCGTTCGGCCGCCAGCAGATCGCCGACATATTGGGGCTGACGATCGAGACGACGAGCCGTCAGCTCACCCGGATGCGCGCTGCGGGCCTGCTCGACCTGCCGTCGCGCCGCGAGATCGTCATTATCGACCGTGCGGCGATGGAGACCCTCGCGGGCTGA
- a CDS encoding NnrS family protein, which produces MTIGANVTEAAGGSGAGAPLWLQGGYRLLFACGALWAALVVILWVGAFGGRWTLPTAMAPLAWHQHEMLFGYLGAIIGGFVSAAIPNWTGRPTVTGWRIAAVVGLWLAARLAILFSATVPPLIGAALDSLYLLILLAYAAREIFASGNRNKPILIILFLFAAASALDHAAMMGALADPMLGMHMGFALVLLLIALIGGRIIPAFTRNWLVRQGAAEGLPTMPNRFDMIAMGTTALALAAWVAGPASPVAAGLLIVAGGLQAVRLTRWAGLKALRDPIVFVLHLSYAWLPVGLILLGSAMLYPLLPVSSAVHALGAGAMGTMTLAVMTRATRGHTGRPLVADRATVLIYVLIHSGTLLRVIAPLLPFEYLRVIALAGALWATAFLLFLIAYVPMAVRPVSGAHLA; this is translated from the coding sequence ATGACCATAGGCGCGAACGTGACGGAGGCGGCCGGCGGCTCGGGCGCCGGGGCGCCGCTCTGGCTTCAGGGCGGCTATCGCCTGCTCTTCGCCTGCGGCGCGTTGTGGGCGGCGCTCGTCGTGATTCTGTGGGTTGGCGCGTTCGGCGGTCGCTGGACGCTCCCGACCGCGATGGCGCCGCTCGCCTGGCATCAGCACGAGATGCTGTTTGGCTATCTGGGCGCGATCATCGGCGGCTTCGTCAGCGCCGCCATCCCCAACTGGACGGGGCGCCCGACGGTGACCGGGTGGCGCATCGCCGCAGTTGTCGGCCTGTGGCTGGCGGCGCGGCTGGCAATCCTCTTTTCGGCGACGGTGCCGCCGCTGATCGGCGCAGCGCTCGACAGCCTCTATCTCCTTATCCTCCTCGCCTATGCGGCGCGCGAGATTTTCGCCTCGGGCAATCGCAACAAGCCGATCCTGATCATCCTCTTTCTGTTCGCCGCCGCCTCGGCGCTCGATCACGCCGCGATGATGGGCGCGCTCGCCGATCCGATGCTCGGGATGCACATGGGCTTTGCGCTGGTCCTGCTGTTGATCGCGCTCATCGGCGGGCGCATCATCCCCGCCTTCACACGCAACTGGCTGGTACGGCAGGGCGCCGCCGAAGGCCTGCCGACGATGCCGAACCGTTTCGACATGATCGCGATGGGAACGACCGCGCTCGCGCTCGCGGCGTGGGTCGCCGGCCCGGCAAGCCCCGTCGCGGCGGGATTGCTGATCGTCGCGGGCGGGCTTCAGGCAGTCCGCCTCACGCGCTGGGCCGGGTTGAAGGCGTTGCGCGACCCGATCGTCTTTGTCCTTCATCTTTCCTACGCTTGGCTGCCGGTCGGGCTGATCTTGCTGGGGAGCGCGATGCTGTATCCGCTCCTGCCCGTGTCGAGCGCCGTCCATGCGCTCGGCGCCGGGGCGATGGGGACGATGACGCTGGCGGTGATGACGCGCGCGACGCGGGGGCACACCGGTCGCCCGCTCGTGGCCGACCGCGCGACCGTCCTCATCTATGTTCTGATCCATTCGGGCACGCTGCTGCGCGTGATCGCGCCGTTGCTGCCGTTCGAATATTTGCGGGTCATCGCGCTCGCGGGCGCGCTGTGGGCGACGGCGTTCCTGCTGTTCCTGATCGCCTATGTCCCGATGGCGGTGCGGCCGGTTTCCGGCGCCCATCTGGCATGA
- a CDS encoding RrF2 family transcriptional regulator, whose translation MRLTRYSDYAIRVLLYLGSQPDDRLSSIGDIARSYGISQNHLMKVVNDLVNAGYLESVRGRFGGIRLARAPEAINIGDVVRHTEDGFDLVDCANCIIAPACGLTGVLHEALAAFMQVLDRYTLADLRANRAGLWTILETKSAIPD comes from the coding sequence ATGCGCCTGACGCGCTACTCCGACTATGCGATCCGGGTGCTGCTCTATCTGGGTAGTCAGCCCGACGACCGGCTGTCTTCGATCGGCGATATCGCGCGAAGCTATGGCATTTCGCAGAATCATCTGATGAAGGTCGTCAACGATCTGGTGAACGCCGGTTATCTGGAAAGCGTGCGTGGGCGGTTCGGGGGCATCCGTCTCGCCCGCGCACCCGAGGCGATCAACATCGGGGACGTCGTACGCCATACCGAGGATGGCTTTGACCTGGTCGATTGCGCGAACTGTATCATTGCTCCGGCGTGCGGGCTGACGGGGGTGCTGCACGAAGCGCTGGCGGCGTTCATGCAAGTCCTCGACCGCTACACACTCGCCGATCTCCGAGCCAACCGGGCTGGCCTATGGACGATTCTGGAGACAAAGAGCGCAATCCCGGATTGA